One part of the Sorangiineae bacterium MSr11954 genome encodes these proteins:
- a CDS encoding LysR family transcriptional regulator has product MDLNLLIALDTLLREGSVAKAAARLSLSPPAMSRTLTRIREATGDPILVRAGRGLVPTPRAVAMQDEVRAVVERAARLLAPGAPSRPEEFVRSFAIRANDALIWSLGARLIARAAKEAPKVVLRFVPEGDEDVDALRDGRVDLDIGVQGALGPEIRMQQLSVEHSVALVRKENHLASGRVTSKRFAAASHLLISRRGKSHGPIDRELAKEGLARHVAAVVPSFGAALSIVSTSDLVVTVPAGVAATAARTFEVVSFRIPLELESLAFAMAWHPRFDADPAHAWLRDGVRASFRAPK; this is encoded by the coding sequence ATGGACCTGAATCTCCTCATCGCCCTCGATACGTTGCTGCGCGAGGGCAGCGTCGCCAAAGCTGCGGCTCGGCTCTCCCTGAGCCCGCCCGCCATGAGCCGCACCCTGACCCGCATTCGCGAGGCGACCGGAGATCCCATTCTCGTCCGCGCCGGCCGCGGCCTGGTGCCGACCCCGCGCGCGGTGGCCATGCAGGACGAGGTGCGCGCGGTGGTGGAGCGGGCGGCGCGTTTGCTCGCGCCGGGTGCGCCCAGCCGGCCCGAGGAGTTCGTCCGCAGCTTTGCGATTCGGGCCAACGACGCGCTCATCTGGAGCCTCGGCGCGCGGTTGATCGCGCGCGCGGCCAAGGAGGCGCCGAAGGTGGTGCTTCGGTTCGTGCCCGAGGGCGACGAGGACGTGGACGCGCTCCGGGACGGCCGGGTCGATCTCGACATCGGCGTGCAAGGTGCGCTGGGACCGGAGATTCGCATGCAACAGCTGAGCGTCGAGCACTCCGTCGCCCTCGTTCGCAAGGAGAACCACCTCGCGTCCGGGCGCGTGACGTCCAAGCGCTTCGCCGCCGCCTCGCACCTCCTCATTTCACGGCGCGGCAAGAGCCATGGGCCCATCGATCGCGAGCTCGCCAAGGAGGGGCTCGCGCGCCACGTGGCCGCGGTGGTGCCGTCGTTCGGGGCGGCGCTCAGCATCGTGTCCACCAGCGATCTGGTGGTGACGGTGCCGGCCGGGGTCGCGGCCACCGCCGCCCGCACCTTCGAGGTGGTCTCCTTTCGGATCCCGCTGGAGCTCGAGTCGCTGGCGTTTGCCATGGCCTGGCACCCGCGCTTCGACGCCGATCCGGCTCACGCGTGGCTTCGCGACGGCGTCCGCGCCTCTTTCCGCGCGCCGAAGTGA